The following proteins come from a genomic window of Stigmatopora nigra isolate UIUO_SnigA chromosome 9, RoL_Snig_1.1, whole genome shotgun sequence:
- the dlg1b gene encoding discs large homolog 1-like protein isoform X7 produces the protein MPVRKKDAQRALSLLEEYRAKLQHADERPLRVSIQRVIDIFQSNLFQALIDIQEFYEVTLLDSQRWAESGKTAEGVAPVNPWDFSSLPSTTVTSDTLPSLSTSIEDSALLNEILHVLVEASHSPKRDAQKYRHHDEDSSPQEDRSSPHLTEEAGGPELVQVAEKNLSQIENVHGYVTHAHISPMKVASLECVFEGSLSSGPERPELPSSPALSSLYPHGDDSPLPSCSSNPYPPIQANPPPVLINADSLDTPPYVNGTEADYEYEEITLERGNSGLGFSIAGGVDNPHVGDDPGIFITKVIAGGAAAQDGRLRVNDVILRVNEVDVRDVTHSRAVEALKEAGSLVRLYVRRRKPAGDRVVDIKLVKGPKGLGFSIAGGVGNQHIPGDDGIYVTKIIEGGAAHRDTRLRIGDKLLAVNGCCLEDVSHEHAVTALKNTPDVVYLKVAKPSNVFIDAVNHTFPQHPENHISAPNFLAEPLPPPASSGRYSPTPKGAPVDDDVSREPRKVVLHRGTTGLGFNIVGGEDGEGIFISFILAGGPADLCGELRKGDRLVCVNGVDLRSATHEQAAAALKNAGQTVTIVAHYRPEEYSRFEAKIHDLREQMMNSSISSGSGSLRTSQKRSLYVRALFDYDKTRDSGLPSQGLDFKFGDILHVVNASDDEWWQARHMTLAGDIQDVGVIPSKRRVEKKERARLKTVKFNPKSRERGDTIDLLTKGHKHVTSNASDSESSYPGGQEDSVLSYEAVTRQEVTYTRPVIILGPMKDRINDDLISEFPDKFGSCVPHTTRPKRDYEVDARDYHFVASREQMEKDIQDHKFIEAGQYNNHLYGTSVQSVREVAEKGKHCILDVSGNAIKRLQAAQLHPIAIFIKPKSVENIMEMNKRLTDEQSRKTLERAAKLEHEFTEHFTAIVQGDTLEEIYEQSKQIIEDHSSSFIWVQSKEKL, from the exons ATATCCAAGAGTTTTACGAAGTGACCTTATTGGACAGCCAGAGGTGGGCGGAGAGCGGCAAGACGGCAGAGGGCGTGGCTCCCGTCAACCCGTGGGACTTCTCCAGCCTTCCTAGCACCACCGTCACCTCCGACACGCTGCCCAGCCTTAGCACCAGCATCGAG GATTCGGCACTCCTCAACGAAATCCTGCACGTGTTGGTCGAGGCCTCGCACTCGCCAAAGCGTGACGCCCAA AAGTACCGGCACCACGACGAGGACTCGTCCCCTCAAGAGGACCGCAGCTCTCCGCACCTGACGGAAGAGGCAGGCGGTCCCGAGCTGGTCCAGGTGGCCGAGAAGAACCTATCCCAGATCGAGAATGTCCATGGCTATGTCACCCACGCGCACATCTCGCCTATGAAG GTGGCGTCGTTGGAGTGCGTGTTTGAGGGGTCTCTGTCGTCAGGACCTGAGCGGCCGGAGCTCCCCTCCTCCCCCGCACTCTCCTCCCTCTACCCTCACGGTGATGACAGCCCCCTCCCGTCCTGCTCCTCCAACCCCTATCCTCCCATCCAG GCCAACCCCCCTCCTGTCCTGATTAACGCAGACAGCCTGGACACGCCCCCCTAT GTGAACGGAACCGAGGCGGACTACGAATACGAGGAGATCACGCTGGAGAGG GGTAATTCGGGTCTGGGCTTCAGCATCGCCGGCGGCGTGGACAACCCCCACGTGGGCGACGACCCCGGCATCTTCATCACCAAAGTCATCGCGGGGGGCGCTGCCGCGCAGGACGGGCGCCTCAG GGTGAACGACGTGATCCTTCGTGTGAACGAAGTGGACGTACGCGACGTGACGCACAGTCGCGCCGTCGAAGCGCTGAAGGAGGCGGGATCTCTGGTGCGACTGTACGTGCGTCGTCGTAAGCCCGCGGGCGACAGAGTGGTGGACATCAAACTGGTCAAAGGACCCAAAG GTCTTGGCTTCAGTATCGCCGGTGGGGTGGGGAATCAACACATCCCGGGAGACGATGGAATCTACGTCACCAAGATCATCGAGGGAGGGGCCGCCCACCGAGACACGCGGCTGAGAATCGGCGACAAGCTTCTGGCG GTCAACGGCTGCTGTCTGGAGGACGTGAGCCACGAGCACGCCGTGACAGCCCTCAAGAACACCCCCGACGTTGTCTACCTGAAAGTGGCCAAACCCAGCAATGTCTTCATTGATGCTGTCAACCACA CGTTCCCTCAGCATCCGGAGAATCATATCAGCGCTCCCAATTTCCTAGCTGAGCCCCTCCCTCCGCCGGCCTCGTCCGGACGCTACTCGCCGACGCCTAAGGGAGCGCCGGTAGACGACGACGTCTCACG GGAACCGCGAAAGGTGGTCCTGCACCGCGGCACCACCGGCTTGGGCTTCAACATCGTCGGAGGCGAAGACGGCGAAGGCATCTTCATTTCCTTCATCCTGGCCGGAGGACCCGCCGACCTCTGTGGCGAGCTGCGCAAGGGTGACCGACTAGTCTGTGTCAACGGCGTGGACCTCCGCAGCGCCACCCACGAGCAGGCGGCCGCCGCTCTCAAGAACGCCGGCCAGACGGTCACCATTGTCGCGCACTACAGGCCCGAAG AGTACAGCCGCTTCGAAGCTAAAATCCACGACCTGAGAGAGCAAATGATGAACAGTAGTATCAGCTCTGGCTCCGGTTCTCTGAGGACCAGTCAGAAAAGGTCGCTGTATGTCAG GGCCCTGTTTGACTACGACAAGACTCGGGACTCTGGCCTCCCCAGCCAAGGACTGGACTTTAAATTCGGGGACATTTTACACGTGGTCAACGCCTCTGACGACGAATGGTGGCAGGCCCGACACATGACGCTGGCCGGAGACATCCAAGATGTCGGGGTCATCCCCAGCAAGCGCAG GGTGGAGAAAAAAGAGCGAGCCAGGTTAAAGACGGTGAAGTTCAACCCCAAGTCTCGAGAGCGAGGG GACACCATCGACCTGCTCACCAAAGGACACA AACATGTGACGTCCAACGCCAGCGATAGCGAAAGCAGCTACC CAGGCGGCCAGGAGGACTCGGTCCTGTCGTACGAAGCTGTCACAAGACAGGAAG TTACCTACACGCGACCGGTCATCATCCTGGGCCCCATGAAAGACCGCATCAACGACGACCTCATCTCGGAATTCCCCGACAAGTTTGGATCCTGCGTCCCGC ACACGACGCGGCCCAAACGAGACTATGAAGTGGACGCTCGAGATTATCACTTTGTGGCGTCCAGAGAGCAGATGGAGAAGGACATCCAGGATCACAAGTTCATCGAAGCCGGCCAGTACAATAACCACCTCTACGGCACCAGCGTCCAATCTGTGCGAGAGGTCGCCGAGAAG GGGAAACACTGCATCCTGGATGTTTCGGGCAACGCCATCAAACGCCTGCAGGCCGCGCAGCTTCACCCCATCGCCATCTTCATCAAACCCAAGTCGGTGGAAAATATCAT GGAGATGAACAAACGTCTGACGGACGAGCAAAGCCGCAAGACGTTGGAGCGAGCCGCCAAGCTGGAGCACGAGTTCACCGAACACTTTACAG CCATCGTGCAAGGCGACACCCTGGAGGAAATCTACGAGCAGAGCAAGCAGATCATTGAGGATCATTCCAGCTCCTTCATCTGGGTCCAATCCAAAGAGAAGCTATGA
- the dlg1b gene encoding discs large homolog 1-like protein isoform X13: MDCICIVTTKKYRHHDEDSSPQEDRSSPHLTEEAGGPELVQVAEKNLSQIENVHGYVTHAHISPMKVASLECVFEGSLSSGPERPELPSSPALSSLYPHGDDSPLPSCSSNPYPPIQANPPPVLINADSLDTPPYVNGTEADYEYEEITLERGNSGLGFSIAGGVDNPHVGDDPGIFITKVIAGGAAAQDGRLRVNDVILRVNEVDVRDVTHSRAVEALKEAGSLVRLYVRRRKPAGDRVVDIKLVKGPKGLGFSIAGGVGNQHIPGDDGIYVTKIIEGGAAHRDTRLRIGDKLLAVNGCCLEDVSHEHAVTALKNTPDVVYLKVAKPSNVFIDAVNHTFPQHPENHISAPNFLAEPLPPPASSGRYSPTPKGAPVDDDVSRREPRKVVLHRGTTGLGFNIVGGEDGEGIFISFILAGGPADLCGELRKGDRLVCVNGVDLRSATHEQAAAALKNAGQTVTIVAHYRPEEYSRFEAKIHDLREQMMNSSISSGSGSLRTSQKRSLYVRALFDYDKTRDSGLPSQGLDFKFGDILHVVNASDDEWWQARHMTLAGDIQDVGVIPSKRRVEKKERARLKTVKFNPKSRERGSWGDKRRKGVFARSFLFGKGREVSEQESSDAEQHVTSNASDSESSYPGGQEDSVLSYEAVTRQEVTYTRPVIILGPMKDRINDDLISEFPDKFGSCVPHTTRPKRDYEVDARDYHFVASREQMEKDIQDHKFIEAGQYNNHLYGTSVQSVREVAEKGKHCILDVSGNAIKRLQAAQLHPIAIFIKPKSVENIMEMNKRLTDEQSRKTLERAAKLEHEFTEHFTAIVQGDTLEEIYEQSKQIIEDHSSSFIWVQSKEKL; encoded by the exons ATGGACTGCATTTGTATCGTCACCACTAAG AAGTACCGGCACCACGACGAGGACTCGTCCCCTCAAGAGGACCGCAGCTCTCCGCACCTGACGGAAGAGGCAGGCGGTCCCGAGCTGGTCCAGGTGGCCGAGAAGAACCTATCCCAGATCGAGAATGTCCATGGCTATGTCACCCACGCGCACATCTCGCCTATGAAG GTGGCGTCGTTGGAGTGCGTGTTTGAGGGGTCTCTGTCGTCAGGACCTGAGCGGCCGGAGCTCCCCTCCTCCCCCGCACTCTCCTCCCTCTACCCTCACGGTGATGACAGCCCCCTCCCGTCCTGCTCCTCCAACCCCTATCCTCCCATCCAG GCCAACCCCCCTCCTGTCCTGATTAACGCAGACAGCCTGGACACGCCCCCCTAT GTGAACGGAACCGAGGCGGACTACGAATACGAGGAGATCACGCTGGAGAGG GGTAATTCGGGTCTGGGCTTCAGCATCGCCGGCGGCGTGGACAACCCCCACGTGGGCGACGACCCCGGCATCTTCATCACCAAAGTCATCGCGGGGGGCGCTGCCGCGCAGGACGGGCGCCTCAG GGTGAACGACGTGATCCTTCGTGTGAACGAAGTGGACGTACGCGACGTGACGCACAGTCGCGCCGTCGAAGCGCTGAAGGAGGCGGGATCTCTGGTGCGACTGTACGTGCGTCGTCGTAAGCCCGCGGGCGACAGAGTGGTGGACATCAAACTGGTCAAAGGACCCAAAG GTCTTGGCTTCAGTATCGCCGGTGGGGTGGGGAATCAACACATCCCGGGAGACGATGGAATCTACGTCACCAAGATCATCGAGGGAGGGGCCGCCCACCGAGACACGCGGCTGAGAATCGGCGACAAGCTTCTGGCG GTCAACGGCTGCTGTCTGGAGGACGTGAGCCACGAGCACGCCGTGACAGCCCTCAAGAACACCCCCGACGTTGTCTACCTGAAAGTGGCCAAACCCAGCAATGTCTTCATTGATGCTGTCAACCACA CGTTCCCTCAGCATCCGGAGAATCATATCAGCGCTCCCAATTTCCTAGCTGAGCCCCTCCCTCCGCCGGCCTCGTCCGGACGCTACTCGCCGACGCCTAAGGGAGCGCCGGTAGACGACGACGTCTCACG CAGGGAACCGCGAAAGGTGGTCCTGCACCGCGGCACCACCGGCTTGGGCTTCAACATCGTCGGAGGCGAAGACGGCGAAGGCATCTTCATTTCCTTCATCCTGGCCGGAGGACCCGCCGACCTCTGTGGCGAGCTGCGCAAGGGTGACCGACTAGTCTGTGTCAACGGCGTGGACCTCCGCAGCGCCACCCACGAGCAGGCGGCCGCCGCTCTCAAGAACGCCGGCCAGACGGTCACCATTGTCGCGCACTACAGGCCCGAAG AGTACAGCCGCTTCGAAGCTAAAATCCACGACCTGAGAGAGCAAATGATGAACAGTAGTATCAGCTCTGGCTCCGGTTCTCTGAGGACCAGTCAGAAAAGGTCGCTGTATGTCAG GGCCCTGTTTGACTACGACAAGACTCGGGACTCTGGCCTCCCCAGCCAAGGACTGGACTTTAAATTCGGGGACATTTTACACGTGGTCAACGCCTCTGACGACGAATGGTGGCAGGCCCGACACATGACGCTGGCCGGAGACATCCAAGATGTCGGGGTCATCCCCAGCAAGCGCAG GGTGGAGAAAAAAGAGCGAGCCAGGTTAAAGACGGTGAAGTTCAACCCCAAGTCTCGAGAGCGAGGG TCGTGGGGCGACAAGCGTAGAAAGGGGGTGTTCGCCAGGTCCTTCCTGTTCGGAAAAGGTCGCGAGGTCAGCGAGCAGGAGAGCAGCGACGCCGAGC AACATGTGACGTCCAACGCCAGCGATAGCGAAAGCAGCTACC CAGGCGGCCAGGAGGACTCGGTCCTGTCGTACGAAGCTGTCACAAGACAGGAAG TTACCTACACGCGACCGGTCATCATCCTGGGCCCCATGAAAGACCGCATCAACGACGACCTCATCTCGGAATTCCCCGACAAGTTTGGATCCTGCGTCCCGC ACACGACGCGGCCCAAACGAGACTATGAAGTGGACGCTCGAGATTATCACTTTGTGGCGTCCAGAGAGCAGATGGAGAAGGACATCCAGGATCACAAGTTCATCGAAGCCGGCCAGTACAATAACCACCTCTACGGCACCAGCGTCCAATCTGTGCGAGAGGTCGCCGAGAAG GGGAAACACTGCATCCTGGATGTTTCGGGCAACGCCATCAAACGCCTGCAGGCCGCGCAGCTTCACCCCATCGCCATCTTCATCAAACCCAAGTCGGTGGAAAATATCAT GGAGATGAACAAACGTCTGACGGACGAGCAAAGCCGCAAGACGTTGGAGCGAGCCGCCAAGCTGGAGCACGAGTTCACCGAACACTTTACAG CCATCGTGCAAGGCGACACCCTGGAGGAAATCTACGAGCAGAGCAAGCAGATCATTGAGGATCATTCCAGCTCCTTCATCTGGGTCCAATCCAAAGAGAAGCTATGA
- the dlg1b gene encoding discs large homolog 1-like protein isoform X6 → MPVRKKDAQRALSLLEEYRAKLQHADERPLRVSIQRVIDIFQSNLFQALIDIQEFYEVTLLDSQRWAESGKTAEGVAPVNPWDFSSLPSTTVTSDTLPSLSTSIEDSALLNEILHVLVEASHSPKRDAQKYRHHDEDSSPQEDRSSPHLTEEAGGPELVQVAEKNLSQIENVHGYVTHAHISPMKVASLECVFEGSLSSGPERPELPSSPALSSLYPHGDDSPLPSCSSNPYPPIQANPPPVLINADSLDTPPYVNGTEADYEYEEITLERGNSGLGFSIAGGVDNPHVGDDPGIFITKVIAGGAAAQDGRLRVNDVILRVNEVDVRDVTHSRAVEALKEAGSLVRLYVRRRKPAGDRVVDIKLVKGPKGLGFSIAGGVGNQHIPGDDGIYVTKIIEGGAAHRDTRLRIGDKLLAVNGCCLEDVSHEHAVTALKNTPDVVYLKVAKPSNVFIDAVNHTFPQHPENHISAPNFLAEPLPPPASSGRYSPTPKGAPVDDDVSRREPRKVVLHRGTTGLGFNIVGGEDGEGIFISFILAGGPADLCGELRKGDRLVCVNGVDLRSATHEQAAAALKNAGQTVTIVAHYRPEEYSRFEAKIHDLREQMMNSSISSGSGSLRTSQKRSLYVRALFDYDKTRDSGLPSQGLDFKFGDILHVVNASDDEWWQARHMTLAGDIQDVGVIPSKRRVEKKERARLKTVKFNPKSRERGDTIDLLTKGHKHVTSNASDSESSYRGQEDSVLSYEAVTRQEVTYTRPVIILGPMKDRINDDLISEFPDKFGSCVPHTTRPKRDYEVDARDYHFVASREQMEKDIQDHKFIEAGQYNNHLYGTSVQSVREVAEKGKHCILDVSGNAIKRLQAAQLHPIAIFIKPKSVENIMEMNKRLTDEQSRKTLERAAKLEHEFTEHFTAIVQGDTLEEIYEQSKQIIEDHSSSFIWVQSKEKL, encoded by the exons ATATCCAAGAGTTTTACGAAGTGACCTTATTGGACAGCCAGAGGTGGGCGGAGAGCGGCAAGACGGCAGAGGGCGTGGCTCCCGTCAACCCGTGGGACTTCTCCAGCCTTCCTAGCACCACCGTCACCTCCGACACGCTGCCCAGCCTTAGCACCAGCATCGAG GATTCGGCACTCCTCAACGAAATCCTGCACGTGTTGGTCGAGGCCTCGCACTCGCCAAAGCGTGACGCCCAA AAGTACCGGCACCACGACGAGGACTCGTCCCCTCAAGAGGACCGCAGCTCTCCGCACCTGACGGAAGAGGCAGGCGGTCCCGAGCTGGTCCAGGTGGCCGAGAAGAACCTATCCCAGATCGAGAATGTCCATGGCTATGTCACCCACGCGCACATCTCGCCTATGAAG GTGGCGTCGTTGGAGTGCGTGTTTGAGGGGTCTCTGTCGTCAGGACCTGAGCGGCCGGAGCTCCCCTCCTCCCCCGCACTCTCCTCCCTCTACCCTCACGGTGATGACAGCCCCCTCCCGTCCTGCTCCTCCAACCCCTATCCTCCCATCCAG GCCAACCCCCCTCCTGTCCTGATTAACGCAGACAGCCTGGACACGCCCCCCTAT GTGAACGGAACCGAGGCGGACTACGAATACGAGGAGATCACGCTGGAGAGG GGTAATTCGGGTCTGGGCTTCAGCATCGCCGGCGGCGTGGACAACCCCCACGTGGGCGACGACCCCGGCATCTTCATCACCAAAGTCATCGCGGGGGGCGCTGCCGCGCAGGACGGGCGCCTCAG GGTGAACGACGTGATCCTTCGTGTGAACGAAGTGGACGTACGCGACGTGACGCACAGTCGCGCCGTCGAAGCGCTGAAGGAGGCGGGATCTCTGGTGCGACTGTACGTGCGTCGTCGTAAGCCCGCGGGCGACAGAGTGGTGGACATCAAACTGGTCAAAGGACCCAAAG GTCTTGGCTTCAGTATCGCCGGTGGGGTGGGGAATCAACACATCCCGGGAGACGATGGAATCTACGTCACCAAGATCATCGAGGGAGGGGCCGCCCACCGAGACACGCGGCTGAGAATCGGCGACAAGCTTCTGGCG GTCAACGGCTGCTGTCTGGAGGACGTGAGCCACGAGCACGCCGTGACAGCCCTCAAGAACACCCCCGACGTTGTCTACCTGAAAGTGGCCAAACCCAGCAATGTCTTCATTGATGCTGTCAACCACA CGTTCCCTCAGCATCCGGAGAATCATATCAGCGCTCCCAATTTCCTAGCTGAGCCCCTCCCTCCGCCGGCCTCGTCCGGACGCTACTCGCCGACGCCTAAGGGAGCGCCGGTAGACGACGACGTCTCACG CAGGGAACCGCGAAAGGTGGTCCTGCACCGCGGCACCACCGGCTTGGGCTTCAACATCGTCGGAGGCGAAGACGGCGAAGGCATCTTCATTTCCTTCATCCTGGCCGGAGGACCCGCCGACCTCTGTGGCGAGCTGCGCAAGGGTGACCGACTAGTCTGTGTCAACGGCGTGGACCTCCGCAGCGCCACCCACGAGCAGGCGGCCGCCGCTCTCAAGAACGCCGGCCAGACGGTCACCATTGTCGCGCACTACAGGCCCGAAG AGTACAGCCGCTTCGAAGCTAAAATCCACGACCTGAGAGAGCAAATGATGAACAGTAGTATCAGCTCTGGCTCCGGTTCTCTGAGGACCAGTCAGAAAAGGTCGCTGTATGTCAG GGCCCTGTTTGACTACGACAAGACTCGGGACTCTGGCCTCCCCAGCCAAGGACTGGACTTTAAATTCGGGGACATTTTACACGTGGTCAACGCCTCTGACGACGAATGGTGGCAGGCCCGACACATGACGCTGGCCGGAGACATCCAAGATGTCGGGGTCATCCCCAGCAAGCGCAG GGTGGAGAAAAAAGAGCGAGCCAGGTTAAAGACGGTGAAGTTCAACCCCAAGTCTCGAGAGCGAGGG GACACCATCGACCTGCTCACCAAAGGACACA AACATGTGACGTCCAACGCCAGCGATAGCGAAAGCAGCTACC GCGGCCAGGAGGACTCGGTCCTGTCGTACGAAGCTGTCACAAGACAGGAAG TTACCTACACGCGACCGGTCATCATCCTGGGCCCCATGAAAGACCGCATCAACGACGACCTCATCTCGGAATTCCCCGACAAGTTTGGATCCTGCGTCCCGC ACACGACGCGGCCCAAACGAGACTATGAAGTGGACGCTCGAGATTATCACTTTGTGGCGTCCAGAGAGCAGATGGAGAAGGACATCCAGGATCACAAGTTCATCGAAGCCGGCCAGTACAATAACCACCTCTACGGCACCAGCGTCCAATCTGTGCGAGAGGTCGCCGAGAAG GGGAAACACTGCATCCTGGATGTTTCGGGCAACGCCATCAAACGCCTGCAGGCCGCGCAGCTTCACCCCATCGCCATCTTCATCAAACCCAAGTCGGTGGAAAATATCAT GGAGATGAACAAACGTCTGACGGACGAGCAAAGCCGCAAGACGTTGGAGCGAGCCGCCAAGCTGGAGCACGAGTTCACCGAACACTTTACAG CCATCGTGCAAGGCGACACCCTGGAGGAAATCTACGAGCAGAGCAAGCAGATCATTGAGGATCATTCCAGCTCCTTCATCTGGGTCCAATCCAAAGAGAAGCTATGA
- the dlg1b gene encoding discs large homolog 1-like protein isoform X17 yields the protein MDCICIVTTKKYRHHDEDSSPQEDRSSPHLTEEAGGPELVQVAEKNLSQIENVHGYVTHAHISPMKANPPPVLINADSLDTPPYVNGTEADYEYEEITLERGNSGLGFSIAGGVDNPHVGDDPGIFITKVIAGGAAAQDGRLRVNDVILRVNEVDVRDVTHSRAVEALKEAGSLVRLYVRRRKPAGDRVVDIKLVKGPKGLGFSIAGGVGNQHIPGDDGIYVTKIIEGGAAHRDTRLRIGDKLLAVNGCCLEDVSHEHAVTALKNTPDVVYLKVAKPSNVFIDAVNHTFPQHPENHISAPNFLAEPLPPPASSGRYSPTPKGAPVDDDVSREPRKVVLHRGTTGLGFNIVGGEDGEGIFISFILAGGPADLCGELRKGDRLVCVNGVDLRSATHEQAAAALKNAGQTVTIVAHYRPEEYSRFEAKIHDLREQMMNSSISSGSGSLRTSQKRSLYVRALFDYDKTRDSGLPSQGLDFKFGDILHVVNASDDEWWQARHMTLAGDIQDVGVIPSKRRVEKKERARLKTVKFNPKSRERGDTIDLLTKGHKHVTSNASDSESSYRGQEDSVLSYEAVTRQEVTYTRPVIILGPMKDRINDDLISEFPDKFGSCVPHTTRPKRDYEVDARDYHFVASREQMEKDIQDHKFIEAGQYNNHLYGTSVQSVREVAEKGKHCILDVSGNAIKRLQAAQLHPIAIFIKPKSVENIMEMNKRLTDEQSRKTLERAAKLEHEFTEHFTAIVQGDTLEEIYEQSKQIIEDHSSSFIWVQSKEKL from the exons ATGGACTGCATTTGTATCGTCACCACTAAG AAGTACCGGCACCACGACGAGGACTCGTCCCCTCAAGAGGACCGCAGCTCTCCGCACCTGACGGAAGAGGCAGGCGGTCCCGAGCTGGTCCAGGTGGCCGAGAAGAACCTATCCCAGATCGAGAATGTCCATGGCTATGTCACCCACGCGCACATCTCGCCTATGAAG GCCAACCCCCCTCCTGTCCTGATTAACGCAGACAGCCTGGACACGCCCCCCTAT GTGAACGGAACCGAGGCGGACTACGAATACGAGGAGATCACGCTGGAGAGG GGTAATTCGGGTCTGGGCTTCAGCATCGCCGGCGGCGTGGACAACCCCCACGTGGGCGACGACCCCGGCATCTTCATCACCAAAGTCATCGCGGGGGGCGCTGCCGCGCAGGACGGGCGCCTCAG GGTGAACGACGTGATCCTTCGTGTGAACGAAGTGGACGTACGCGACGTGACGCACAGTCGCGCCGTCGAAGCGCTGAAGGAGGCGGGATCTCTGGTGCGACTGTACGTGCGTCGTCGTAAGCCCGCGGGCGACAGAGTGGTGGACATCAAACTGGTCAAAGGACCCAAAG GTCTTGGCTTCAGTATCGCCGGTGGGGTGGGGAATCAACACATCCCGGGAGACGATGGAATCTACGTCACCAAGATCATCGAGGGAGGGGCCGCCCACCGAGACACGCGGCTGAGAATCGGCGACAAGCTTCTGGCG GTCAACGGCTGCTGTCTGGAGGACGTGAGCCACGAGCACGCCGTGACAGCCCTCAAGAACACCCCCGACGTTGTCTACCTGAAAGTGGCCAAACCCAGCAATGTCTTCATTGATGCTGTCAACCACA CGTTCCCTCAGCATCCGGAGAATCATATCAGCGCTCCCAATTTCCTAGCTGAGCCCCTCCCTCCGCCGGCCTCGTCCGGACGCTACTCGCCGACGCCTAAGGGAGCGCCGGTAGACGACGACGTCTCACG GGAACCGCGAAAGGTGGTCCTGCACCGCGGCACCACCGGCTTGGGCTTCAACATCGTCGGAGGCGAAGACGGCGAAGGCATCTTCATTTCCTTCATCCTGGCCGGAGGACCCGCCGACCTCTGTGGCGAGCTGCGCAAGGGTGACCGACTAGTCTGTGTCAACGGCGTGGACCTCCGCAGCGCCACCCACGAGCAGGCGGCCGCCGCTCTCAAGAACGCCGGCCAGACGGTCACCATTGTCGCGCACTACAGGCCCGAAG AGTACAGCCGCTTCGAAGCTAAAATCCACGACCTGAGAGAGCAAATGATGAACAGTAGTATCAGCTCTGGCTCCGGTTCTCTGAGGACCAGTCAGAAAAGGTCGCTGTATGTCAG GGCCCTGTTTGACTACGACAAGACTCGGGACTCTGGCCTCCCCAGCCAAGGACTGGACTTTAAATTCGGGGACATTTTACACGTGGTCAACGCCTCTGACGACGAATGGTGGCAGGCCCGACACATGACGCTGGCCGGAGACATCCAAGATGTCGGGGTCATCCCCAGCAAGCGCAG GGTGGAGAAAAAAGAGCGAGCCAGGTTAAAGACGGTGAAGTTCAACCCCAAGTCTCGAGAGCGAGGG GACACCATCGACCTGCTCACCAAAGGACACA AACATGTGACGTCCAACGCCAGCGATAGCGAAAGCAGCTACC GCGGCCAGGAGGACTCGGTCCTGTCGTACGAAGCTGTCACAAGACAGGAAG TTACCTACACGCGACCGGTCATCATCCTGGGCCCCATGAAAGACCGCATCAACGACGACCTCATCTCGGAATTCCCCGACAAGTTTGGATCCTGCGTCCCGC ACACGACGCGGCCCAAACGAGACTATGAAGTGGACGCTCGAGATTATCACTTTGTGGCGTCCAGAGAGCAGATGGAGAAGGACATCCAGGATCACAAGTTCATCGAAGCCGGCCAGTACAATAACCACCTCTACGGCACCAGCGTCCAATCTGTGCGAGAGGTCGCCGAGAAG GGGAAACACTGCATCCTGGATGTTTCGGGCAACGCCATCAAACGCCTGCAGGCCGCGCAGCTTCACCCCATCGCCATCTTCATCAAACCCAAGTCGGTGGAAAATATCAT GGAGATGAACAAACGTCTGACGGACGAGCAAAGCCGCAAGACGTTGGAGCGAGCCGCCAAGCTGGAGCACGAGTTCACCGAACACTTTACAG CCATCGTGCAAGGCGACACCCTGGAGGAAATCTACGAGCAGAGCAAGCAGATCATTGAGGATCATTCCAGCTCCTTCATCTGGGTCCAATCCAAAGAGAAGCTATGA